Proteins from a genomic interval of Scatophagus argus isolate fScaArg1 chromosome 6, fScaArg1.pri, whole genome shotgun sequence:
- the ankle1 gene encoding ankyrin repeat and LEM domain-containing protein 1 — translation MDRKTTRLESQLCKAVKDGEPRSVQLLLSQGARPDLVGRKGVAAIHLAVGKETEKNTRCLKMLLQQGADPNIRSSDGLTPLHIAALWGCYQNLKLLLMNGGNPNSKDNEGNTPGQLAEKEENRKCAQLLQEFQSSSVDTEEDHLPQFQYSVYSDQTDMSSYPESDYSFSSHSSMISDLGEAPLSSTRRSSFFNMSNINGRPSFRAISCNRLSYMDVKRDHWNNSSSHFASEGHSILSSTRMSALGPAVAMQILNKDDVCTHDDVLTSKVNEHAAATNGATSPSTRETPPSFPPRCVSRKSVSFRDVDEYFPVFSPESPKQQPAVYDSQCTSNLPFDLSEYSDFLDSERMAAVLHRQGIDVTSPDHVYVFCRESSESTEEDMEKTVISHCALEESDDEREGEHVKEAQVKKPEQPACFRVGSSSSGTGSSRYSSCDSDHYTSALDVSVHPKHLLLPSVEEVSVGAESEKKIQISSGPDLRQDENLPPVQTELHVDSKPEIREHLPCVLDKLKHPHNDEFKACSGAVVDSSSEGGIDKPVNDATEALQDNFDLTFTPSPFVTGRTRSRLSRCSLRTSKTPESLLFTSSLFEETLPTPVRTHRQTPRLQSSNDYLSSPHVPCYTSYSGSSTGGDSLPADCQDTQSSTLRANSSVSNSQADTLILSKSVTDSVAESQTLSGTIILEKNQDSSVDAYERNLAEVILAMQGHDLAESGDFLTDDLTTTDESATKRNVNDAPGKDKVDNLKNEDVWITEDCSSQVDSVSSSSSSSYFSPRRSREDSDLPSTPGTGCTPRYSMSRLSSCCRPQRLANLSYTPGGRPLIQDLDEPVEYLYTDMEQGHKLIETHVPPTANTSLSSSMSTSSSEETILYDWRSMQNDIMKNREKENQKPPMALQKEENDEENLLPETKGMTDKELRIRLVELGESPGPISSRTRPTYMRRLCRLLHSESNSQSPHHRKQLDQPQTDLGYSPEMCQALRTFELPDCQADEQALCQQFDQPDQNRKWREGVIKSSFNYLLLDPRVTKNLPFRRHTMTPQECFQTFIRAVFYVGKGKRSRPYSHLYEALEYYKGDKTSKKLCPKVQHILQVWNAEQGVISLHCFQNVIPVEAYTREACMVEAIGLKMLTNQKRGDFYGVVSNWQMKKKRELGIHLLYRAMQIFLAEGERQLRPADIRQ, via the exons ATGGATCGAAAGACGACGAGGCTCGAAAGTCAACTGTGTAAAGCTGTGAAAGATGGAGAACCTAG ATCTGTGCAGCTTCTTCTTTCACAAGGTGCACGTCCCGACCTGGTGGGCAGAAAAGGGGTTGCTGCGATACACTTGGCTGTTGGCAAAGAGACTGAAAAGAACACACGCTGCTTGAAAATGTTGCTTCAACAGGGAGCAGACCCCAATATCAG GTCATCAGACGGCCTGACCCCTCTTCATATTGCTGCACTGTGGGGGTGCTATCAAAATCTGAAGCTGCTCTTGATGAACGGAGGGAACCCAAACAGTAAAGATAAT GAAGGGAATACACCAGGCCAGCTCGCGGAGAAAGAAGAGAATCGAAAATGTGCCCAGCTCCTTCAGGAGTTTCAGAGCAGCTcagtggacacagaggaggaccACTTACCTCAATTCCAGTACT CTGTGTATTCAGACCAAACTGACATGTCCAGTTATCCCGAATCAGACTACAGCTTCAGTTCCCACTCTTCTATGATAAGTGACTTGGGTGAAGCCCCACTGAGTAGCACAAGGCGCTCATCATTTTTCAACATGTCTAATATTAATGGAAGGCCAAGTTTCAGAGCAATCTCATGTAACAGGCTTTCTTATATGGACGTTAAGAGGGATCACTGGAACAATTCCTCCTCACATTTTGCATCTGAAGGCCACTCCATACTGTCAAGCACTCGCATGTCTGCGTTGGGACCTGCAGTTGCGATGCAGATTCTTAACAAGGAtgatgtgtgcacacatgatGATGTACTCACATCAAAAGTCAATGAACATGCTGCTGCAACTAATGGCGCAACCTCTCCCTCTACAAGAGAAACTCCCCCATCATTTCCACCTAGGTGTGTGAGCCGCAAGAGTGTGAGCTTCAGAGATGTAGATGAATATTTCCCAGTTTTTAGTCCTGAATCACCCAAACAGCAGCCTGCTGTTTATGACAGCCAGTGCACCAGCAACTTACCTTTTGACCTGTCAGAGTATTCTGATTTCCTGGATTCAGAACGCATGGCTGCCGTTTTACACAGGCAGGGCATCGACGTCACATCTCCGGATCACGTTTATGTTTTTTGCAGGGAGAGTAGtgaaagcacagaagaagacatGGAGAAAACAGTCATCAGCCACTGTGCTTTAGAGGAGAGTGATGATGAAAGGGAAGGAGAACATGTGAAAGAGGCTCAGGTAAAGAAACCAGAACAGCCAGCCTGCTTCCGtgttggcagcagcagcagtgggacAGGTAGCAGTCGTTATAGCAGCTGTGACAGCGACCATTATACCAGTGCTCTTGATGTCTCTGTTCACCCCAAACATCTTTTACTCCCTTCAGTAGAGGAGGTTTCTGTTGGGGCTGAATCTGAGAAAAAGATTCAGATTTCGTCAGGTCCTGATCTAAGGCAAGATGAGAATCTTCCACCCGTTCAAACTGAACTCCACGTAGATTCAAAACCTGAAATCAGAGAGCATTTGCCGTGTGTACTTGATAAGTTAAAACACCCACACAATGATGAATTTAAAGCTTGTAGTGGTGCTGTTGTGGACTCTTCGAGTGAAGGTGGCATTGATAAGCCAGTGAATGATGCCACTGAAGCATTACAGGACAACTTTGACCTTACATTCACACCAAGTCCTTTTGTAACAGGCAGGACTCGCTCGAGGTTGAGTCGCTGCTCACTGAGAACAAGCAAAACGCCTGAGAGCTTGCTCTTCACGTCTTCTCTGTTTGAAGAAACCCTCCCTACACCAGTTCGGACACATCGCCAGACACCCAGGTTACAGAGCAGTAACGACTATCTCAGTTCGCCGCATGTACCTTGTTATACATCTTATTCAGGTAGTAGCACAGGAGGAGACTCCTTGCCTGCTGATTGCCAGGACACACAGTCCAGCACCCTCAGAGCTAATTCAAGTGTTAGTAATAGCCAAGCTGACACTCTGATTCTCTCCAAGAGCGTAACTGACTCTGTGGCTGAATCACAGACTTTGTCTGGCACAATCATACTGGAGAAAAACCAGGACTCTTCAGTGGATGCTTATGAAAGAAATCTTGCAGAGGTTATTCTGGCTATGCAAGGCCACGATCTTGCTGAAAGCGGGGATTTTCTCACTGATGATCTGACAACTACAGATGAGTCAGCAACAAAGAGAAACGTGAATGATGCCCCTGGTAAGGACAAAGTAGACAACCTAAAAAATGAAGATGTGTGGATCACTGAAGACTGTAGCTCTCAGGTAGACTCTGTGTCATCTTCATCCAGCTCCAGCTATTTTTCCCCAAGGAGGTCCAGGGAGGACTCTGACCTACCTTCCACTCCAGGCACAGGATGCACCCCCAGGTACAGCATGAGTCGTCTGTCAAGCTGCTGCAGACCACAGCGCCTGGCTAATCTGTCTTACACCCCCGGAGGGCGTCCGCTCATTCAGGATCTGGACGAACCAGTGGAGTATCTCTACACTGATATGGAACAGGGCCACAAGCTGATTGAGACCCACGTTCCACCTACAGCAAACACCTCACTCAGCTCCAGCATGAGCACCAGCAGCAGTGAGGAAACCATCCTTTACGACTGGAGATCCATGCAGAATGACATAatgaagaacagagaaaaggagaaccAGAAGCCCCCGATGGCGTTACAGAAGGAGGAAAATGATGAGGAAAATTTGTTGCCTGAGACCAAAGGGATGACTGACAAGGAGCTCAGAATAAGGCTAGTAGAGCTGGGGGAGAGCCCAGGGCCTATCAGCAGTCGAACCAGGCCCACCTACATGCGACGGTTGTGTCGTCTGTTGCATTCTGAATCAAACTCCCAATCGCCACATCACAGGAAGCAGTTAGACCAGCCACAGACAG ATTTGGGTTATAGTCCAGAAATGTGTCAGGCCTTGCGGACCTTCGAGCTGCCTGATTGTCAGGCTGATGAGCAGGCTTTGTGCCAGCAGTTCGACCAACCAGATCAAAACAGAAAGTGGAGGGAGGGCGTCATCAAGTCCAGCTTCAACTACCTGCTGCTCGACCCAAG AGTGACAAAAAACCTCCCATTTCGCCGTCACACCATGACTCCACAGGAGTGTTTCCAGACATTTATCCGCGCTGTATTTTATGTGGGCAAAGGAAAACGCTCCCGCCCCTACAGCCATCTGTATGAGGCTTTAGAGTACTACAAAGGAGACAAGACCTCCAAG AAATTGTGCCCCAAAGTGCAGCATATCCTCCAGGTGTGGAACGCCGAGCAGGGTGTCATCTCTCTGCATTGTTTCCAAAATGTCATACCAGTGGAGGCTTACACGAGAGAGGCCTGCATGGTGGAGGCCATTG GGTTGAAAATGCTCACCAATCAGAAGCGAGGAGATTTTTACGGCGTGGTGTCCAACTGGCAGATGAAGAAGAAGCGGGAGCTGGGCATCCACCTGCTCTACCGGGCCATGCAGATCTTTCTGGCTGAGGGTGAGAGACAGCTCAGACCAGCAGACATTCGACAGTAG
- the LOC124061208 gene encoding alkaline phosphatase-like: MASKHKLILTGFLIFISVPWTVSVSEEELHASYWNNKGKQALHTALNVQPNLHQAKNIILFLGDGMGVTTVTAARILKGQLAGKSGEETSLVMDTFPHVALSKTYNVDQQMPDSAGTATAYLCGVKANYGTLGVTAATPRSNCNASFDNEVSSVLDRAKKAGKSVGIVTTTRVQHASPGASYAHSADRSWYSDSDLTPEAVQNGCRDIAHQLVYNTEINVILGGGRRYMFPKNMQDPEYPTTSTGDRNDGRNLVMEWLKNKKKSSYVWNKADFDAINPKNTDFLMGLFEPSDCRYELDRDPSMDPSLTEMVEKAIKILSKNPKGYFLFVEGGRIDHAHHASKAKKALHEAVEFDRAVGRAAELTSELDTLTVVTADHSHVFAFGGYSSRGNSVFGVSRSLADDNKHFTTAVYGNGPGYKIVNGTRPDMNETISSDKDYRQQAPVPLESETHGIEDVAIFAKGPMSHLFHGVQEQSYIAHVMAYAGCLEPYEDCALPLPNHARSIHPSLLLLLILMGLLLFSL, translated from the exons gccGTGGACAGTGTCCGTTTCAG AGGAAGAGCTCCACGCCAGCTACTGGAACAACAAAGGGAAGCAGGCTCTTCACACTGCCCTCAATGTTCAACCGAATCTCCACCAAGCCAAGAACATCATCCTCTTCCTGGGGGACG GTATGGGGGTTACAACAGTGACTGCTGCACGAATCCTCAAAGGCCAGTTGGCAGGGAAATCAGGGGAGGAGACCAGTCTGGTTATGGATACCTTCCCGCACGTGGCCCTATCCAAG ACATACAACGTGGATCAGCAGATGCCGGACAGTGCTGGCACAGCCACAGCTTACTTATGTGGTGTGAAGGCCAACTACGGCACCCTGGGTGTCACTGCCGCTACCCCAAGGTCCAACTGTAATGCTAGCTTTGACAATGAGGTTTCGTCGGTTCTGGACCGTGCCAAGAAAGCAG GAAAATCAGTGGGAATCGTCACCACCACCAGAGTACAACATGCCTCTCCTGGAGCAAGTTATGCTCACTCTGCTGACCGAAGCTGGTATTCAGACTCTGACCTCACCCCTGAGGCTGTCCAAAATGGCTGCCGTGACATTGCTCACCAGCTGGTTTACAACACGGAGATAAAT GTCATTCTTGGTGGAGGTCGTCGGTACATGtttcccaaaaacatgcaagaCCCAGAGTATCCAACTACAAGTACAGGAGACCGAAATGATGGACGGAATCTTGTTATGGAGTGGTTGAAGAACAAAAAG AAATCTTCATATGTTTGGAACAAAGCTGATTTTGATGCCATCAATCCTAAAAATACAGACTTCCTGATGG GTCTCTTTGAGCCTAGCGACTGCCGCTACGAGTTGGACCGTGATCCATCCATGGACCCCTCACTTACAGAAATGGTGGAGAAAGCAATTAAGATTCTCAGCAAGAACCCAAAGGGATATTTCCTCTTTGTGGAAG GTGGGAGAATTGACCACGCACACCATGCATCAAAGGCCAAAAAAGCTCTCCATGAGGCTGTTGAGTTTGACCGAGCAGTTGGGCGAGCAGCTGAACTCACCAGTGAGCTGGACACTCTGACTGTGGTCACTGCTGACCACTCTCATGTCTTTGCATTTGGAGGATACTCCTCCAGAGGAAACTCCGTTTTCG GGGTGTCTAGATCACTTGCTGATGACAACAAGCACTTCACCACTGCTGTGTATGGAAATGGACCAGGATACAAGATTGTCAATGGAACTCGCCCAGATATGAATGAGACAATTTCAT CGGATAAGGATTACCGTCAGCAGGCTCCCGTCCCTCTTGAGTCAGAGACCCACGGCATAGAGGATGTAGCTATCTTTGCCAAAGGTCCTATGTCTCACCTTTTCCATGGGGTCCAGGAGCAGAGCTATATTGCCCACGTCATGGCTTATGCTGGTTGTCTGGAGCCCTACGAAGATTGCGCCCTGCCTTTGCCCAACCATGCTCGATCCATCCACcccagtctgctgctgctgctcatcctgATGggcctccttctcttctccctctga